Proteins encoded by one window of Mangrovibacterium diazotrophicum:
- a CDS encoding alpha-amylase family glycosyl hydrolase, with product MKYFLPLIFLFVSFLGKAQITSSPAFPTASVAVTITFDSSMESRLGYFTGDLYAHTGVKIEGSDSWQHVIGSWANNTTQPKLTYLGSGRYELVITPDINTYYSVPATETVTQLMFVFRSADGTKQTNDLPVTVYQSSLAITISSPEGQTLFQQNSSLSISALSSADADLSLKMDETLLASQTGSSISTTTTLTDTGWKWLIASASLNGSTTYDSLHIFVSPAPGTQAKPSSYKQGINYISETEVGLVLLAPNKTDIYVLGDFNDWTPSTDYQMKKDGEYFWITLSNLTPQQEYIYQYWIDGDVRVGDPLCDKISDPYDDSYITDAVYPDLIVYPSDKTSGRASVLQTGQTAYEWKTSSWTLPSKENLLIYELLIRDFTEDGTYQAVIDKLGYLERLGVNAIELMPFSEFEGNSSWGYNPNYYFAPDKAYGTKDDLKELIDSIHNRGMIVIQDMVLNHAYNSCPMAKMYWDDTNSRPSADNPWFNVTSPNTAYSWGSDFNHESTYTQAFVDTVTSYWMNEYKVDGFRFDFTKGFTNTAGDGSAYDASRIAILERMANHIWSVKSDAYVILEHFAANAEEQVLTSYSNGMMVWGNGNYNFNEATMGWNDNSDFSWSSYQARGFAQPGLVAYMESHDEERLMYKNLQYGNSSGDYDITQLATALERNAMAAAFFFSLAGPKMIWQFGELGYDYSIDYNERVGEKPVKWDYLDDTNRQKLFDVYSAMLRLRKQYPVFTSGTETRSLSGATKSLQLSKDGHHITLIGNFGVASASISAPFSQTGTWYEFFTGETYAVSSTSQTITLAAGEYRLYSDQQLPAFKDLATDVEDQQIAASSVSVFPNPASTQLWVQADEKITELRIFTMDGKLIREVSPEQSTVDLNIANLQNGVYFLQINSGSKTTNSKFIKSN from the coding sequence ATGAAGTATTTTCTACCCCTGATATTCCTTTTTGTAAGCTTCCTGGGCAAAGCGCAAATTACCAGCTCTCCGGCTTTTCCGACAGCCAGTGTGGCGGTAACAATTACCTTCGACTCTTCGATGGAAAGTCGACTAGGCTATTTTACCGGCGATTTGTATGCACACACCGGGGTTAAAATCGAAGGGAGCGACTCATGGCAACATGTGATTGGAAGTTGGGCTAACAATACCACACAACCCAAGCTTACCTACCTGGGCAGTGGCCGGTACGAATTGGTAATCACTCCCGATATCAACACTTATTACAGTGTTCCGGCAACAGAAACCGTAACTCAACTGATGTTTGTTTTTCGTTCTGCCGACGGAACCAAGCAAACCAACGACTTGCCGGTAACCGTTTACCAGTCGTCACTGGCGATCACCATTTCGTCTCCGGAAGGTCAAACGCTGTTTCAACAAAACTCCAGTCTGAGCATCTCCGCTTTGAGCTCAGCTGACGCCGACTTAAGCCTGAAAATGGATGAAACATTGCTGGCTTCACAAACCGGAAGCAGCATTTCAACTACAACGACATTAACCGACACCGGCTGGAAATGGCTCATTGCCTCCGCCAGCCTGAACGGATCGACCACCTACGATTCGTTACATATCTTTGTTAGCCCCGCTCCCGGGACACAAGCAAAACCAAGCTCCTACAAGCAGGGCATTAATTACATTAGCGAAACTGAAGTTGGACTAGTCCTTTTAGCGCCCAACAAAACCGACATCTACGTTTTGGGCGATTTCAACGACTGGACACCTTCGACTGACTACCAGATGAAAAAAGATGGCGAATACTTTTGGATCACCCTTTCCAATTTAACGCCTCAACAAGAATACATTTACCAATACTGGATCGACGGAGACGTCCGGGTTGGCGATCCGCTTTGCGATAAAATCAGCGATCCCTACGACGACAGCTACATTACAGATGCAGTTTATCCCGACCTGATTGTCTATCCAAGCGACAAAACCTCGGGCCGTGCATCTGTTTTGCAAACCGGCCAAACCGCTTACGAATGGAAAACCAGCTCGTGGACCTTGCCGAGCAAGGAAAATTTATTGATTTACGAGCTGCTGATCCGCGACTTTACCGAGGACGGTACTTACCAGGCGGTTATCGACAAACTCGGTTACCTGGAACGCCTGGGCGTGAATGCCATCGAGCTGATGCCATTTAGCGAATTTGAAGGCAACAGCAGCTGGGGTTACAACCCGAACTACTATTTTGCCCCCGACAAAGCCTACGGAACCAAAGATGATTTGAAAGAATTGATCGACTCGATTCATAACCGCGGGATGATCGTCATTCAGGACATGGTTCTAAATCATGCCTACAACAGTTGCCCCATGGCAAAAATGTATTGGGACGACACCAACAGCCGTCCTTCAGCGGACAATCCCTGGTTCAACGTAACATCACCAAATACCGCCTATTCGTGGGGTTCCGACTTTAATCACGAGAGTACCTACACTCAGGCCTTTGTTGACACGGTTACCAGCTATTGGATGAATGAATATAAGGTGGATGGCTTCCGCTTCGATTTTACCAAAGGGTTCACCAACACAGCCGGAGACGGTTCGGCCTACGACGCCTCGCGCATTGCCATTCTCGAGCGTATGGCCAACCACATCTGGTCGGTAAAATCCGATGCTTACGTTATTCTCGAGCATTTTGCAGCTAACGCTGAAGAACAGGTACTAACCAGTTACAGCAATGGTATGATGGTATGGGGAAATGGCAACTACAATTTCAACGAAGCAACCATGGGCTGGAATGACAACTCGGATTTCTCCTGGTCATCCTACCAAGCTCGCGGATTCGCTCAACCCGGGCTGGTCGCTTACATGGAAAGCCACGACGAGGAGCGCCTGATGTATAAAAACCTGCAATACGGAAACTCATCCGGCGACTACGATATCACCCAACTTGCAACAGCATTGGAACGTAATGCAATGGCTGCAGCCTTTTTCTTTAGTTTGGCCGGGCCAAAAATGATTTGGCAGTTTGGTGAGTTGGGATACGATTATTCCATCGATTACAACGAACGGGTTGGTGAGAAACCGGTCAAATGGGATTACCTGGACGATACAAACCGGCAAAAGCTTTTCGATGTTTACTCGGCCATGCTGCGACTCCGGAAACAATATCCGGTTTTCACCTCGGGAACCGAGACACGCAGCTTGAGCGGTGCAACCAAATCGTTACAGCTCTCAAAAGACGGACACCACATCACGTTGATCGGTAACTTCGGAGTGGCTTCAGCCTCCATTTCTGCACCGTTCTCGCAAACCGGAACCTGGTACGAGTTTTTCACCGGAGAAACTTACGCCGTCAGCTCAACCAGCCAAACCATCACATTGGCAGCAGGAGAATACCGGTTGTACTCGGATCAGCAGTTACCCGCCTTCAAGGATTTGGCGACCGATGTCGAGGATCAGCAAATTGCAGCGAGCTCAGTTTCTGTTTTCCCAAACCCGGCCTCAACACAACTTTGGGTTCAGGCGGATGAAAAGATCACTGAGCTCCGGATTTTTACGATGGATGGGAAACTGATCCGGGAAGTCAGCCCCGAACAATCAACTGTCGACTTAAACATTGCCAACCTGCAAAACGGCGTTTATTTTCTGCAAATAAATTCCGGCAGCAAAACAACAAACAGTAAATTCATCAAATCGAATTAA
- a CDS encoding glycoside hydrolase family 97 protein: protein MKNLVLILALLLSVGFARAEELLSPNGNQKLEFEVIDGQPVYRLFYKGEAVIKDSRLGFDLKNEADLLNDFVVDGVKRSTFDESWKPVWGEVSEIRDHYNELAVTLNQTTTDRKMIVRFRLFDDGLGFRYEFPDQPNLVYFVIKEEKTQFAMPGDITAWWIPGDYDTQEYSYHKSKLSEIRGLMQAAITPNASQKAAGPTTVQTALMLKTDDGIYLNLHEAALVDYSCMHLNLDDQDMVFTSQLTPDAVGDKGYMQAPCTSPWRTVIVSDKAGDILLSHITLNLNEPCKIADTSWIKPVKYVGVWWEMITGKSSWAYADVPSVQLGVTDFSKLTQNGRHAANTAHVKAYIDFAAKYGFDGVLVEGWNEGWEDWFGKSKDYVFDFVTPYPDFDVDEIRDYAASKGVQIIMHHETSGSVRNYERHMDEAYQFMVDHGYHAVKSGYVGDIIPRGETHYSQFIVNHYHYAIEKAADYKIMVNAHEAVRPTGICRTYPNLIGNESARGTEYEAFGGNTPDHTTILPFTRLIGGPMDYTPGIFEQDVSQYNPDNHSWVNTTIARQLALYVTMYSPLQMAADLPETYEKYLDAFQFIVDVPVDWDDSKVLEAEPGDYITYARKEKGTDNWFVGRTNDEEPRTSEISLDFLPEGEKYLATVYHDRKDAHYKNNPKAYEIEKFAVTNKSKFELFCASGGGYAISLIKVDDPKALKGIKKH from the coding sequence ATGAAAAATTTAGTATTGATCCTTGCCCTTTTACTCAGCGTTGGGTTCGCCCGGGCTGAGGAACTGTTATCCCCCAATGGGAACCAGAAACTGGAATTTGAAGTGATTGACGGTCAGCCCGTCTATCGGCTGTTCTACAAAGGTGAAGCCGTGATTAAAGACAGCCGGTTGGGCTTTGATTTGAAAAATGAAGCCGACCTGTTGAACGACTTTGTTGTTGACGGTGTGAAACGTTCGACCTTTGACGAAAGCTGGAAACCGGTTTGGGGCGAAGTGAGCGAAATCAGAGACCACTACAACGAACTTGCCGTTACCCTGAATCAGACAACTACCGACCGCAAAATGATCGTTCGTTTTCGCCTGTTTGACGACGGACTGGGATTCCGTTACGAATTCCCCGATCAGCCAAACCTGGTCTATTTCGTCATCAAGGAAGAAAAAACCCAATTCGCCATGCCCGGCGACATCACAGCCTGGTGGATTCCGGGCGATTACGACACCCAGGAATACAGCTACCACAAATCGAAGCTTTCGGAAATTCGCGGGTTGATGCAAGCAGCCATCACACCAAATGCATCGCAAAAAGCCGCCGGCCCAACCACCGTGCAAACCGCACTGATGCTGAAAACCGACGATGGTATCTACCTCAACCTGCACGAAGCGGCGCTGGTCGACTACTCGTGTATGCACCTGAACCTGGACGATCAGGATATGGTCTTTACCTCGCAGCTTACACCCGACGCCGTTGGCGACAAAGGCTACATGCAGGCACCCTGCACCAGTCCGTGGAGAACCGTGATTGTATCCGACAAAGCCGGAGATATCCTGCTGTCGCACATCACCCTCAACCTGAACGAGCCTTGCAAAATTGCCGATACCTCTTGGATTAAGCCGGTGAAATACGTTGGGGTTTGGTGGGAAATGATTACCGGCAAAAGCAGCTGGGCTTACGCCGATGTTCCGAGTGTTCAACTGGGTGTAACCGACTTCTCGAAACTAACGCAGAATGGTCGTCACGCCGCCAATACCGCCCATGTGAAAGCCTACATCGACTTTGCCGCGAAATATGGTTTTGATGGTGTTTTGGTTGAAGGATGGAACGAAGGCTGGGAAGACTGGTTCGGCAAATCGAAGGACTACGTTTTTGATTTCGTAACCCCCTACCCTGACTTTGATGTGGATGAAATTCGCGATTATGCAGCTTCAAAAGGGGTGCAAATAATCATGCACCACGAAACATCAGGTTCGGTTCGCAACTACGAACGCCACATGGACGAGGCTTACCAGTTTATGGTTGATCACGGTTACCATGCCGTAAAAAGCGGTTATGTGGGTGACATTATTCCTCGCGGAGAAACGCACTACAGCCAGTTCATTGTCAACCATTACCATTATGCGATTGAAAAAGCTGCCGACTATAAAATCATGGTGAATGCGCACGAGGCTGTTCGCCCAACCGGTATTTGCCGCACCTATCCCAACCTGATCGGCAACGAATCGGCTCGGGGAACCGAGTACGAAGCCTTTGGCGGCAACACGCCCGACCACACCACCATTCTGCCCTTCACTCGTTTGATTGGTGGCCCGATGGATTACACACCCGGAATTTTTGAGCAGGATGTGAGCCAGTACAATCCCGACAATCATTCGTGGGTAAACACCACCATTGCCCGCCAGCTGGCCCTGTACGTGACCATGTACAGCCCGCTGCAAATGGCTGCCGACCTGCCGGAAACTTACGAGAAATACCTCGATGCTTTTCAATTTATAGTTGACGTGCCGGTGGACTGGGACGACAGCAAAGTGCTGGAAGCTGAACCCGGCGACTACATTACCTACGCCCGCAAAGAAAAAGGAACTGATAACTGGTTCGTGGGACGCACCAACGACGAGGAGCCGCGGACATCGGAAATCAGCCTCGACTTTTTACCTGAAGGAGAAAAGTACCTGGCAACGGTTTACCACGACAGAAAGGACGCGCACTACAAAAATAATCCGAAAGCTTACGAGATTGAAAAATTCGCTGTAACGAACAAAAGTAAGTTTGAGTTGTTTTGTGCTTCTGGTGGTGGTTATGCTATCAGCTTGATCAAAGTAGATGATCCCAAAGCGCTTAAGGGAATCAAAAAACATTAA
- a CDS encoding M16 family metallopeptidase — protein MKQIRLILAFLLLAASVNAQTGKVYPNTGIKKGVLKNGLTYYLYHNPGAQGKVNFYLVQDVGAILEEDNQAGLAHFLEHMCFNGTQNFPGNAIMEKFSAKGLTYNINAYTGIDQTVYHFTNIPSNDRAFCDECILILYDWCHSITLAPDRVEAERPVILEEMRTRNNLNFRLSEQASPVLYNHSKFADRNIIGPAEVIKNFTRDELIDFYHAWYRTDLQAIVIVGDIDVIETEEKVRNLFSTLPPKENPKERYHISIPDNSETYYKEIRDANLKEQSVQISFRHDYTENTDNNFMGVLLNGMLQKRVAKLLKDDKDKDKNAGEKFVRLSLSFAPIQYGYGNYTIDVAYHEGKAEEALQAALGMQKDVLENGFTEEEFTSFKEKLQESLKNLVNARNGLSNDYHFENIKKNFISKVDLLDEKSNLKAFQKLVDGLTLADLQAELNRWYSGPNKSILVKGDLEDSLMTKQQVLDCELNCKAFPVIPGKDDDDDQAADESQLAGDSLEGSEVVASEKIADLVAEKWTLANGATVVFKECNFTADGIVVYATSPGGLSNLNGTDWVNGMVFTSFAPAYGVNGYSQEQFENLLKTKQIQSQLKIGQRDEEVVVLCKYAEVETAFQLLYGQFTSPEIYSEKFDKLYADLGVSIKQTPVTYKTMLSDTIALARYGADRYHPVDSSWFAAISQEQLQKVYADRFQDAGNFTFYIIGGIGSGKAKKLAEKYIGSLPTTGRNETATLIENRLGPGRRKQTCHFDIPGNQAGVVYNLDMAADFTFKNNICFAMMKSYLQEQLHNEIRQKNRGTYGVQVSNRLERATSKNCNFEIRFECDPERAEELDDILHESLVSICENGISPEDFEVLRKKFDQPQGMPMKNNQYYLNILKDYVELGTNNDEKDFFKNTLDSVDRDYMNEMLKELIANAAILDLVYMPR, from the coding sequence ATGAAACAAATCAGGTTGATATTGGCTTTCCTGCTTTTGGCGGCTTCGGTCAATGCCCAAACCGGGAAAGTGTATCCAAACACAGGAATCAAAAAAGGTGTACTTAAAAACGGACTAACCTACTACCTCTATCATAATCCCGGTGCACAGGGCAAGGTAAACTTTTACCTGGTTCAGGATGTCGGTGCAATTCTCGAAGAAGACAACCAGGCCGGTTTGGCGCACTTCCTGGAACACATGTGTTTTAACGGAACCCAAAACTTCCCCGGCAATGCCATCATGGAGAAGTTTAGTGCCAAGGGGTTGACCTATAACATTAACGCCTACACGGGCATCGACCAAACGGTTTATCATTTTACAAACATCCCGTCGAACGACCGCGCTTTTTGCGACGAATGTATCTTGATTTTGTACGACTGGTGCCACAGCATTACCCTTGCCCCGGACAGGGTTGAAGCCGAGCGGCCGGTTATTTTGGAAGAAATGCGTACCCGGAATAATCTGAATTTTCGTCTGAGCGAACAGGCCTCACCGGTGCTTTATAACCACTCTAAATTTGCGGATCGAAATATTATTGGGCCGGCGGAAGTCATCAAAAATTTTACACGCGACGAGCTGATCGATTTCTATCATGCCTGGTATCGCACCGACTTACAAGCCATTGTTATTGTCGGCGATATTGATGTGATTGAAACCGAAGAGAAGGTGCGCAACCTGTTCTCAACGCTTCCCCCGAAAGAAAACCCGAAAGAACGCTACCACATCAGCATCCCCGATAACAGCGAAACTTACTACAAGGAGATTCGCGATGCGAACCTTAAAGAGCAATCGGTTCAAATTAGCTTCCGGCATGATTATACCGAAAACACCGACAACAACTTTATGGGTGTTTTGCTGAATGGCATGCTGCAAAAGCGAGTGGCTAAACTGCTGAAAGACGATAAAGACAAGGATAAAAACGCCGGGGAAAAGTTTGTGCGGTTGTCGCTGAGCTTTGCGCCAATTCAATACGGTTACGGAAACTACACCATTGATGTGGCCTACCATGAGGGAAAAGCCGAAGAAGCTTTGCAGGCGGCATTGGGCATGCAGAAAGATGTGCTGGAAAATGGCTTCACCGAAGAGGAGTTCACGAGCTTTAAAGAGAAATTGCAGGAAAGTTTGAAGAACCTGGTGAATGCCCGCAACGGCTTGTCAAACGATTACCATTTCGAGAATATTAAAAAGAACTTTATCAGCAAGGTCGATTTGCTGGATGAAAAGTCGAACCTGAAGGCGTTCCAAAAATTGGTGGACGGGCTCACGTTGGCCGATTTGCAGGCCGAGCTTAACCGTTGGTATTCGGGCCCCAATAAATCGATCTTGGTGAAAGGCGACCTGGAAGACAGCCTGATGACAAAGCAACAGGTGCTCGACTGCGAACTGAATTGCAAAGCGTTCCCGGTTATCCCGGGCAAAGACGATGATGACGATCAAGCGGCTGATGAAAGCCAGTTGGCCGGTGACAGCCTCGAAGGTTCGGAGGTTGTCGCTTCGGAAAAGATCGCTGATCTGGTGGCTGAAAAATGGACACTGGCCAATGGAGCCACGGTCGTTTTTAAAGAATGCAATTTTACCGCCGATGGCATTGTGGTTTACGCGACCAGCCCCGGAGGACTTTCGAACCTGAACGGAACGGATTGGGTGAATGGCATGGTATTTACAAGCTTTGCTCCGGCTTACGGAGTGAACGGCTATTCGCAGGAGCAATTTGAAAACCTGCTTAAAACGAAGCAGATTCAAAGCCAGTTGAAAATTGGCCAGCGCGACGAGGAAGTGGTGGTGCTTTGCAAATATGCCGAGGTTGAAACAGCCTTTCAGTTGCTGTACGGCCAGTTCACCAGTCCCGAAATCTACTCCGAAAAGTTTGATAAGCTCTACGCTGACCTCGGAGTTTCCATTAAGCAAACCCCGGTGACCTACAAAACCATGCTGAGCGATACCATTGCCCTGGCGCGTTATGGCGCCGATCGCTATCATCCGGTCGACAGTAGTTGGTTCGCAGCCATTTCGCAGGAGCAGTTGCAGAAGGTTTACGCTGATCGTTTTCAGGATGCCGGCAACTTCACCTTTTATATTATCGGTGGAATTGGTTCGGGCAAAGCGAAAAAGCTGGCCGAGAAATACATTGGTTCCTTGCCGACAACAGGTCGGAATGAAACGGCGACCCTGATTGAGAATCGCCTGGGACCGGGCCGCAGAAAGCAAACCTGCCATTTCGATATTCCCGGTAACCAGGCCGGAGTGGTGTACAACCTGGACATGGCCGCCGACTTCACGTTCAAAAACAACATTTGTTTTGCCATGATGAAGTCGTACCTGCAGGAGCAGCTGCACAACGAAATTCGCCAGAAGAACCGCGGAACTTACGGTGTGCAGGTTTCAAACAGGCTGGAACGAGCCACCTCGAAGAACTGCAACTTCGAAATTCGCTTTGAATGTGACCCGGAGCGGGCAGAAGAATTGGACGACATTCTGCACGAGTCGCTGGTGAGCATTTGCGAGAATGGAATCAGCCCCGAAGATTTTGAGGTACTCCGGAAAAAGTTCGATCAGCCGCAAGGCATGCCGATGAAGAATAACCAGTACTACCTGAATATTCTGAAGGATTATGTGGAACTGGGAACCAACAACGACGAAAAAGACTTTTTCAAAAATACACTCGACAGTGTTGACCGCGATTACATGAATGAGATGCTCAAAGAGCTGATCGCCAATGCTGCGATTCTCGACCTGGTTTATATGCCGCGCTAA
- a CDS encoding DUF4998 domain-containing protein — MKRLIYLLSIAISLVACESMEDTYSEYNTPKERYVGKCSDLVLEQGWNRFRLTWTNSVDAAIENIKVKWEGEKESPDSVILAAGTEVYETLPVFTNQSYKFTVTAIDNRGVESFPVEVYGKPFTASSSLIEMFSTVEKKFFFVDEELIVMLYEAGGDIYNAEISYTSGGEAMTRAITSEDFELGRLQISGVDAGSDVTMSGTMNLTECIDEIPVEPYVLDREKRSWSGAFIGAMREQFDMQDVSDEQLDTLTTLYIDYNVNSLEDILYLPNLEHVVLGKRRMNSASTYISSASYVSKITDVDASLFALRKMHDIKGITVDIYGNQFLIKDSLDFETLHSTNPPPAVSVPADASSWVLTINNPDYYENEDPADNHPYELENMLGSYNDWQSIPQSGTLETHEITYDMNELKEVKGFQFYQSTSRFVRSYLPSTIEVHVSADGDKWETAFYQATMNVGGAPGEVTIAHMAEPKTVRYIKMIVRDVESSSTNYVAIGNFVPVL, encoded by the coding sequence ATGAAAAGATTAATATATCTGTTGAGCATTGCCATCTCCCTTGTTGCTTGCGAAAGCATGGAGGATACCTATTCGGAATACAATACGCCCAAGGAACGGTATGTGGGGAAATGCTCAGACTTAGTGTTGGAACAAGGCTGGAACCGCTTCCGCCTGACATGGACCAATAGTGTGGACGCAGCCATCGAGAATATCAAAGTAAAGTGGGAAGGTGAGAAAGAATCGCCGGATAGTGTGATTTTGGCTGCCGGTACCGAAGTGTACGAAACCCTGCCGGTTTTCACCAACCAAAGTTACAAGTTCACGGTTACTGCAATCGATAACAGAGGCGTTGAGTCGTTCCCGGTTGAAGTGTACGGGAAACCCTTCACGGCGAGCAGCAGCCTGATCGAGATGTTCAGCACCGTGGAAAAGAAATTCTTCTTTGTTGATGAGGAGCTGATTGTTATGCTTTACGAAGCAGGGGGAGACATTTACAATGCGGAGATCTCTTATACATCGGGTGGTGAAGCGATGACCCGCGCCATTACATCCGAAGATTTTGAATTGGGCCGTTTGCAGATTTCAGGAGTGGATGCCGGTAGCGATGTGACCATGAGTGGCACCATGAATTTGACCGAATGCATTGATGAAATCCCGGTTGAACCTTATGTGCTGGATCGCGAAAAGCGAAGCTGGTCGGGTGCATTCATCGGGGCCATGCGCGAGCAGTTCGACATGCAGGATGTGAGCGATGAGCAGCTTGACACACTCACAACTTTGTACATCGACTATAACGTTAACAGTTTGGAAGATATCCTTTATTTGCCCAATCTGGAGCATGTTGTGTTGGGTAAACGCCGGATGAACTCGGCTTCAACCTACATCTCGAGCGCCTCTTATGTGAGTAAAATTACCGACGTGGATGCCAGTTTATTCGCTTTGCGCAAAATGCACGACATAAAAGGAATCACGGTTGATATTTACGGAAACCAGTTCTTAATCAAGGACAGCCTGGATTTTGAAACGCTTCATTCAACAAACCCGCCACCGGCAGTTTCGGTTCCGGCTGATGCCAGCTCGTGGGTGTTGACCATCAACAACCCGGATTATTACGAAAATGAAGACCCGGCAGACAACCACCCTTACGAGTTGGAGAACATGCTGGGCTCGTACAACGACTGGCAGTCAATTCCGCAGTCGGGCACCTTGGAAACGCACGAGATTACTTACGACATGAACGAGCTGAAAGAAGTGAAAGGCTTCCAGTTCTACCAGTCAACCTCGCGTTTTGTACGCAGTTATCTTCCATCAACCATCGAAGTGCATGTGTCGGCCGACGGTGACAAGTGGGAAACCGCTTTCTACCAGGCAACCATGAATGTTGGTGGTGCACCGGGCGAAGTAACCATTGCCCACATGGCCGAACCGAAGACGGTTCGATATATTAAAATGATCGTTCGCGATGTTGAATCAAGTTCAACGAACTACGTGGCGATTGGCAATTTTGTACCCGTTCTTTAA
- a CDS encoding flavin reductase, which translates to MKLRAFHKLSYGLYLIASEHEGKKAGYIANTVFQVTSKPPLIAISCHKDNMSTAVIRNSGKFSVSVLKKELDVKIIGDFGFMSGDEIDKFNQRELMTAKTGAPIVLNEAVAWFDCTVHQEIDLGTHWLVIGEVQDSDLLSEDDPLTYAWYREKYKMFSPRNSPTYLEKDKLDEERKEDEANAPQEEPKHEGAEPHVCLICGFVYDPEVGDPTMGIPPGTPFEDLPEEYKCPICNAGKDYFRKV; encoded by the coding sequence ATGAAACTGCGAGCTTTCCATAAACTCTCCTACGGACTTTATTTAATCGCTTCGGAACACGAGGGTAAAAAGGCGGGCTACATCGCCAACACCGTCTTCCAGGTAACTTCCAAGCCGCCGCTGATTGCTATTTCGTGCCACAAGGATAACATGAGCACGGCCGTCATTCGAAATTCGGGTAAGTTTTCGGTGTCGGTATTGAAGAAAGAGCTGGATGTGAAAATCATTGGTGATTTTGGCTTCATGTCGGGCGACGAGATAGATAAGTTTAACCAGCGCGAGCTGATGACAGCGAAAACCGGTGCACCGATTGTGTTGAATGAAGCCGTGGCCTGGTTCGACTGTACCGTGCACCAGGAGATTGATTTGGGAACGCACTGGCTGGTAATCGGGGAAGTGCAGGACAGCGATCTGCTGTCGGAGGACGATCCGCTTACTTACGCCTGGTACCGCGAAAAATACAAGATGTTCTCGCCCCGAAATTCGCCAACTTATCTTGAAAAAGACAAGCTGGATGAAGAGCGTAAAGAGGACGAAGCGAACGCCCCGCAGGAAGAACCCAAACACGAAGGAGCCGAACCGCACGTCTGCCTGATTTGCGGTTTTGTGTACGATCCCGAAGTTGGCGACCCGACCATGGGAATCCCGCCGGGAACACCTTTCGAGGACCTGCCGGAAGAATACAAATGTCCGATTTGCAACGCCGGAAAAGATTATTTCCGTAAAGTATAA